One Terriglobales bacterium genomic window, AACGAGGCCGCGCGCATCCTGAAGGTAAGCTGGCGGCGGGCGCTCGACATCCCGGATGCGCGCGTCGAGAACACCTGGGAGAACCGGCTGAAGGTCGCGCGCGTCCTGCGGGAGACGCGGCCGCGGGTGGTCATCCTGCCCTACTGGAAAGGGCGGCATCCCGACCACTACACCTGCTCGACGCTGGGATACGAGGCGTGTTTCGTGTCAGGGCTGAGGAAGCTCGAGCTCGAGGGCGAGCCGCACCGGCCGTTCAAGATCGTCTACGCCACGCTCTACTACGACATCCGGCCGACGTTCGTGGTCGACATCAGCGCGCAGTTCGAAAAGCGGCTGGAGTCTATCTACGCCTACAAGTCGCAGTTCACCGACCAGGAAGCCGGGCGGGAGGACTTCCCTGCGCAGGCGGAGATCCGCGACGAGGTCGCCGGCATGGCGCGCTACTACGGACGGCTGGTTGGAGTGAAGTACGGCGAGCCGTTCGTGCAGAAGGAAGTCGGGCTGGTCGAAGACCTGACGAGCATTCCTGTGAAGTCCATCTAGCGCCGGCGAGTCGCCGGCGCCTACCTTCTCGGCTAGTCGTGAGCCTTCATGGCGACGGCGACGCCGTCGCGCAGCGGGATGATGGTGGTGAACATCTCCTTGGACCCGTAGAGCAGGCGATTGAACTCCACGATGGCGCGGGAGGGGTCGTCTGGCGGGTCGACGACGCGACCGCTCCAGAGCACGTTGTCGGTGACGAAGAGCCCGCCCGGGCGGACACGCGGCACGGCGAGCTTGAAGACGCGCGGGTAATCTTCTTTGTCCACGTCGTTGAAGATGATGTCGTAGCTGGCCGGGCGCTGCTCGCTCAGCACCTCGAGCGCGTCGCCGATGCGGATATCGACGCGATCGAGCACGCCGGCGCGCTGGAAGTATCCGCGCGCCTCGTCGGCGTTCTTCCGATCGCTGTCGGTATAGACGACGCGGCCGCCTTCGCCCACGGCGCGCGCCCACCAGATGGTGGAGTAGCCGATGGCGGAGCCCGCCTCGAACACCGTACGCGCGTTGACCATGCGCGCGAGCTGGTAGAGCAGGCGTCCGACCGCGGGTCCAACGATGGGGATGCTGCGTTGCCTGGCTTGCGCCTCCATCTCCGCGAGCACCGGGTCGCGCTCGGGCAGGACGGAATAAAGATAGGAGTCGACGCGTTCGTTGGTGATCTCGTTCACGACTTATCCGACCGTCACCCCGGGGCTCATCTCCAAGACTTCCACGCCCATCCCCTCGGCCATCTTGCGCAGCTCGTCCGGCTTGCCCCTGAGCAGCGGGAAGGTGCCGAAATGCATGGGGATGACGGTCTGGGGGCGCAGCAGCTTGCAGGCGTAGCTGGCCTCGCGCGGCGACATGGTGAAGTGGTCGCCGATGGGAAGCATGACGATCTCCGGCCGGTACAGCTCGTGGATGATGTGCATGTCACCGAAGACGTTGGTGTC contains:
- a CDS encoding PIG-L family deacetylase, whose amino-acid sequence is NEAARILKVSWRRALDIPDARVENTWENRLKVARVLRETRPRVVILPYWKGRHPDHYTCSTLGYEACFVSGLRKLELEGEPHRPFKIVYATLYYDIRPTFVVDISAQFEKRLESIYAYKSQFTDQEAGREDFPAQAEIRDEVAGMARYYGRLVGVKYGEPFVQKEVGLVEDLTSIPVKSI
- a CDS encoding O-methyltransferase, producing the protein MNEITNERVDSYLYSVLPERDPVLAEMEAQARQRSIPIVGPAVGRLLYQLARMVNARTVFEAGSAIGYSTIWWARAVGEGGRVVYTDSDRKNADEARGYFQRAGVLDRVDIRIGDALEVLSEQRPASYDIIFNDVDKEDYPRVFKLAVPRVRPGGLFVTDNVLWSGRVVDPPDDPSRAIVEFNRLLYGSKEMFTTIIPLRDGVAVAMKAHD